In Clostridium ljungdahlii DSM 13528, the genomic window TTTAAATCAATAAAAGATGCATTTGAAAATGATAAAGATAAACTTAAAATGCTTTCAAATGTATTATATAATCAGGCACTTATGATTGAAGGACTGCCTGTAGATGATCCTGTGGAATTTGCAAATGATGTTTGCAGTTTGATTAAATAAAGTATAAAATTCCTAATCAAAAAATAAACTTATCCTCCGGATATTTTTTACAATCACAAGTCACGTTAAATATATTGATAAGTCTAAGTAAAAAATTAAAAAAGTCTAAGATCTTTTGAAAACTCGTACCTCAAACAATTCAAAAGATCTAAGCCTTTTTATAAATTTTCCACTAAGACTTATGTACAAAATATTTAAATGTGCTTGTTTATTGTAAAAATATATCTACGTATAAGTTTATTTCTAATTAATAGTTAAGAATGAAGAATTAATAGTTAATGTGGATTTTTTTCCGTTACACTATAAAAAATCTTTGATTAAGCTTTTTACCATTTGTTTCGTTAAAGCGAGGCATTGCTAACTTATGTAAATTTAAAGATTTTTTGCGATAGCTAAAAATGATCCTTCACTATTAATTTTCCATTATTAATTCTTAACTTGCGAAGCTTTGCTTTGCAAGTTTTTTATATTAAGTCAAAATTTTATATGTGTGAAAGTTGAGTTAATTGTATTTTAACCGCAGGAACTAGGGATTTTCTCCTTGTTAAGTCTTTTGTTGTTATATATAGATAAAAGCACAACTATAATTAAAAGTGAAATACTCCATAAGGCTGCTTTAAATAACAATAGTGTAAATGATACAATGAGTATTGAAATTGCAATTTTGAGTTTAATGTTGTGAAGTAATTTAAATCCTGCAGCTAAACCAACTATTGCATTGGATAGAAAAAATACGTTAGCACAGGTTATAATCTTGTCCAGACTTAAAAAATTTGCAACTGTTAGAGATAAAACTACAAGATGTATACATACAAGTGTTATTATGGCATTGATGGGACTTCCGTTTTTGTTTACATATGAGAGATAAAAGGGCAGTTTATTGTTTGCAGCACGCTTTGCACTCATTCTTGAAACTCCTCCAACTATCATAAGATAAGTACACATACACAGTCCTGATGCAGCAAGAGCAATTATAGGCAGAGAAAATGAACCAAATAGTGGGGTCATGATTGTCAGTATATCATGACTGCTTGAAGATACATTTTGTACGGAAAGTGCAACAGTAATATATAAGCTTATAATAACTATAAGGCTTACTGTCATTGCTTTTATAAGTGTAATTTTTGGATTTTCTATGTCTTCTATATAGTTCCCTATGATTTCCCATCCTATGATTGCCCAAAATAAAAGTAAAAGGGTATATCCAAACTTAGAAAAAGAAAATGATGTTTCAGGTGCATGTACATTTGAAGCAAAAATCAAGGTATATATGCTTCCACAAAATAATAGTGCAGCTGTGAGTCCTGTTAAAATTAAAGTGAATTTTGCCAGAGTTTTTACACCGCATATAAGAATTAGGGCACATATAATTTCCATTCCAAATGCAATCATTTCAACTTTAATATTTGAGAATATGTTAAAGCTTTTTAAAAAGTTTGCAGCTGTAATTAAAACTGCTGTGGGGCCAAAACAAACTGCAGATGTAAGAAAGTTTGAAGTCAGTTCTCGAAAAAAATTCCCAAATACATTTCCAATAGCGATTGCAACGCCTTCATTTCCAGGACTTTTCAAGCTTAGAAATACAAAAACATAGGCAAATATAATGCCAAGCAGCATTATTATAATCCAGGCTGGTATTGCCCATTTTCCAATTAGCTTGTAGGCAAGAGGTGGTAACAGAACTATTCCTGATCCTAGCACCGGGCCTACTATAAGACCACAAAGTGTTATTGTTCCAATGTTTTTATTTTTGCTCATAAGTTTTCTCCTAATAGTATAATATTATTTTAAATAATAGATTCAAAGACGCGCCATAATTGAACAATTAAAACCAGTATACTTTTGCAAAAGCTTACCTTAAAAAATTCATTGAATTTCCAATAGATTCATAGTAGCATAAGATTAACTATTAATAAAATTGAATTATTTGAAAGTACAGTTCAGTTTTATTGAAGTAAGTGGAGGTATGATATGGAATTTAGAAATCTAAGAACATTTTCTGAAATTGCACATTTAAAAAGTTATACTAAGGCAGCAGAGGAATTGGGATATGCCCAGTCTACTATTACGACCCAAATTCAACTTTTAGAGGAACAACTTGGTGTAAAACTTTTTGAAAGGGTTGGAAGAAAAATACACCTTACTTCAAAGGGTGAAGTGCTTCTTAAATATGCAGAAAATATAATAAACCTTACAGAGGAAGCTAAAGAGGCAGTAAGTGAAATAGATGTTCCCTGTGGAATTCTAAAAATAGGAATTGTTGAATCCCTATGCACTATGAGACTCCCAGAACTGCTTAAAAAATATCATATGAAATATCCTGAAGTGGAAGTGATAATTAAAGTAGGTGTTTGTTCAGATTTGCGAAGTATGCTTAAAAACAATATAGTTGATTTGGCATTTATTTTGGATAAACCAATTGTTGACCCAGATTTGATATCCTGTGTATCTTATAATGAACCAATGATATTTTTAACGTCTCCAGTAAATAGGCTTGCTGGTAAAAGACAAGTTACAATGGAAGACATTAAAGATGAGCCTTTAATTGTAACGGAAAAAGGGTGCAGCTATAGAAATATTTTTGAGAAAATGTTTCAAAAATCAGGTTTAAAACCTAATATAGCCTTGGAAGTTGGAAGTATTGAGGCAATTAAGAGCTTTACCATAAGCAATCTTGGAATAACCCTGCTTCCTGTTATGACTGTAGAAAAGGAGCTTGAAAATGGTGAACTTATTGGGTTTGATTTGGATGGTTGTAAATTTAATATGATGACACAAATACTATATCACAAGAATAAATGGGTAACAGCTGCAATGAGGGCATTTATATCAGAAGCTAGAGGTTAATTTGTGTTATAATAGTGCTAAATCCAATGGTAAATTGTTCATAGATTTTACAACTTGGAGACAAGTGAAGGATGGTTTTTACATATCTCTAATATATACTTTATATTGTAGTAAAGATGTTTTGGCATGCTAAACAGCTAAATACAATTTTGGAGGTATTTATTATGAATAGAAAAAAAATATTAGTTTGGGCTTTAACATTATTAGTAGTAGGAGGTGCTTCAGGAATTACCTATGCAAGTGAAAAAATGGATACTACTAAAAATGTAGTTGCAGCAGCAGAAAATAAGAGTAATAGTAATGCTTTAAAGCAGGGAACTATGAATGATGAAGAGGCAATTAAAATAGCTGCAGAAGCAATGAAAAATTACATGGGAAAAGATGCAAACTATTTTTCACAAATTAAAGTAGACAGATCAGCTGATATTGCAAAAGAAACACAACAATTAAATAAGAAAGACGAAAAAGAAGGTTCAGAGGGTGAAAAAAAATTTGAAGAAATAAGGGAAAAATACTCAAAAGAACATCCAGAAGATGCAAAAGTAGAGGCAGAAAATATGGCTAAAGCAAAAGATCAGAGAATGATATATATTCTTTTCACTCCTAAAAATTATGATGAAAATAAGATGTGTAACTATTCTGTTTCTATAGATGAAAAAACAGGTGAAATAGTAGGTGTAAGAGCTGAAAATGACTCGGACAGGGATTTTAAGCCTGCAATTGTTGATAATAGAATTAAACATACAACTTTAAACTTCTGTAAAAAAATAGGAAAGAAAATTAAAGGTAATACTATAAAAGTTGATAAAAATATTAACTTTGGCAGGCTATTAGTAAGATGTGAGCTAGATGACGGAAGAGATGCCGAATTTGAAATAAATCTTAAGGATTATTCTGTAGTAGATTATACTCTACAGAGTATTAAGCTTTTGCCTTCTATGAAAAAGGACCTTAATAACCAAATTAGACAAATTAAAATTAATTAGTAAATAAAATTCTTAACAGCACATGAAAATTGCTGGTTATTATTGAGCCAAGAAATGTAACTTTGTATAAATCTAAAATGGAAATAGTCAGATAGATTTTATTCAATCTGATTATTTTCATTTAGGTAAAATATTAAATTACTATGAAACTAAAAAGTAATTGGGTATATTGAAAAATCTAAATGATCAGGAGGACAATCATGTAATGATAAAAATATTAGTTGTTGAGGATGAGCTTCCAATATCGAACTTAATAAAGCTGAATTTGAATATGTCAAATTATGAGTGTAAAACAGCTTTTAATGGAGAAGATGCTTTAGAGGAAATTGAAAATGATAGCTTTGACTTAATACTTTTAGATGTTATGCTTCCAAAAATTGATGGCTTTACATTATTAGAAAAGATAAAGCCTCTAGGAATTCCAGTTATATTTTTAACTGCTAAAACCTCTGTCACAGATAA contains:
- a CDS encoding APC family permease, which codes for MSKNKNIGTITLCGLIVGPVLGSGIVLLPPLAYKLIGKWAIPAWIIIMLLGIIFAYVFVFLSLKSPGNEGVAIAIGNVFGNFFRELTSNFLTSAVCFGPTAVLITAANFLKSFNIFSNIKVEMIAFGMEIICALILICGVKTLAKFTLILTGLTAALLFCGSIYTLIFASNVHAPETSFSFSKFGYTLLLLFWAIIGWEIIGNYIEDIENPKITLIKAMTVSLIVIISLYITVALSVQNVSSSSHDILTIMTPLFGSFSLPIIALAASGLCMCTYLMIVGGVSRMSAKRAANNKLPFYLSYVNKNGSPINAIITLVCIHLVVLSLTVANFLSLDKIITCANVFFLSNAIVGLAAGFKLLHNIKLKIAISILIVSFTLLLFKAALWSISLLIIVVLLSIYNNKRLNKEKIPSSCG
- a CDS encoding LysR family transcriptional regulator gives rise to the protein MEFRNLRTFSEIAHLKSYTKAAEELGYAQSTITTQIQLLEEQLGVKLFERVGRKIHLTSKGEVLLKYAENIINLTEEAKEAVSEIDVPCGILKIGIVESLCTMRLPELLKKYHMKYPEVEVIIKVGVCSDLRSMLKNNIVDLAFILDKPIVDPDLISCVSYNEPMIFLTSPVNRLAGKRQVTMEDIKDEPLIVTEKGCSYRNIFEKMFQKSGLKPNIALEVGSIEAIKSFTISNLGITLLPVMTVEKELENGELIGFDLDGCKFNMMTQILYHKNKWVTAAMRAFISEARG